CATCTGGGCCGCCTGTGGCATGGAGTGCGTTGGCCTTCATTGGCCCAAAGTTACGTGAATCAATATAACTATCTCTTGGAATTTGTATAATCGAAGTCTCGCCATTCTCAACGCTGAGGACGAACATTGTGTCTGTATTGCCTCCTCCAGCATCCATGCCGAGAATCACTATATTCTCGCTTTCAAAACTGGTCCAGTTTTCAAGTGGGTTGTTGATTGAGGCTAGTTTGGGGAGGTCTGTTGAGGGAATGAGAGATCGACTGAGAGGTATCGATAGCAGCAATCCACCCAAAAGTCCTATGACTGCTGCTGTGAGCAGGGATCTTTTGTTCGGACTTCTTTGGCCGTTCATTCGCAAATCTTAGGTCTGTTGCTGCAACCGTTGGATTGTGTTGATGTTTGTGTAGGTACAACCATGATTAATGGAGTGGATCGCTGATCATTAGGGCTGGGCAACTCAACTGGTGGACCAAATTGCTTGTGCGATCACTGGCCGGAATGGGGAGTCCAGCAACTCGGCGTCGTTGTGAACGCAGAATCACGAGATCTTGGTTTTTGCTGAACCAGTGAATTTTGGAATCGATTCCAGGTCCCTGAATCAGTTTGATTTGAATTTGATGGCTGTCGATGTTGCGTGGACACCAACTCATCAGTTGGTGTTCCATCCAGGATCGTTCGTGTCGGTTGAAGCGTGGGTCGTGGATGTGCAGAAGACTGATGGTGGTGGATGTTGGGTCTGGTGCGGTTGAGAGTAGCCGTAGGGCGAGTTCAAATTGTTCGCGTGCACTGGCTGATAGATCTTTGATTGGAACCAGAATTTGGTTCAGATCCTTCAGTTCTCGTTGTCCAAGATTGGCTACCACAACTGGGCAATGGGCGGTTCTGCAGACCCCGTCCACGAGGTCGCCCAGGAGCCATTTGCGTAGCGGGTCAGGGCGTCCTGCTCCAATCAACAGAAGATCAGCTCCTTCTTCCAAAGCGCTTCTGCTCATGCCCGCAGCGATGTCATCATCCACGCGCAGTAGACAACGCGTGGTTGCAGTGAGGCTCTCTCCGTTTGTTCCTGCCTGACGCAGCCTGGCTCTCGCTGCAGATAAGGCTCGATTTAAGCCACCGCGAGCCTCTTCGAGGCTTGGACTCACCAGTGCAAGTGGTAAGAGCTGTCCGTTGTGCTCGCCTTCTCCCTGGGAGAGTCGAGCGGCCAGCTTCAGCAGGCTCAACTCTGTGTCTGGGTTGGCAACTGGAACTAATACTTTTAGGGGGCGGCGGACCACTTCTCCAGGGACCTCCTGATTTCCATCGAGATTTGTGGTGCCGTAGGTGGAGCGCTCATTCGGTTCCATCAGCGCTACGACCGAGCGTGTGGTGAGGGTTGGACCGAGTGTCGCTGTGACGACCATCACGGCTAGAACGCTGTTGAGAACTGTGTTGTTGAGAAGGCCGGCTTGGAAACCAATGAACGCGGTGGCAAGCGTGGCAGCCACCTTGGGCATGGCGAGTGACCACATCAGCAGCATTTGATTGGGGCTGTAGCGGAACCAGCGTCCGGCAATCACTGCTGCAAGTGCTTTACATCCCAAGGCTCCAGTGAGCATGAGGGCTGTGAATTCAATGTTGCCGATGCTGTCGGCGAGGCTGCCTAGATCGAGCAGCAGTCCTAAATGAATGAAGAAAATGGGGATGAATAAGGCTCCGCCCACAAAGATCACTTGCTCTTTGACCTTGCCTTCTGGAAGGACGGAATTCACTGCCAGCCCAGCCAGAAAGGCGCCGACGATTTTTTCAACTCCTGCTAATTCAGCACCAAGTGAAGCCACAAATAAGGTGAGTAGGACCGCCAGAAAAACCCGGTTTTCATCGATCACATTTCGCATCCATAGATGCTGTCCAACCATCCGAATGCCCCAGACGACGACACAAGCAAACACGCCGATGCTGATCAGCAGTGAAGTGAAGCTGATCGGTGTGAGGTTTCCTTTGCCCAGCCCTAGGGCAACAGCGAGCAACAACAAGGCTGCAATGTCGGTGAAAATCGTGCTTCCTACGCTTACGATCACGGATTCGTCACGCTGGGCTCCGTAACTCCTCACGATCGGATATCCGAGCGGAGTGTGGGTTGCCATCAGGGCTCCCAAGAGGAGGCTGGGCACTAAGGGGAAGCCAAAGATCTGGCCGATGCCGAATCCCGTTCCAACTCCGAGTACAAAGATCAGGGCTCCAAATGTTACGGAGCGACGTTTGACCCTGTTGAACTCTTCGAGGTCGATTTCCAGCCCAACGGTGAACAGTAAATAGATGGCTCCGATATCGGAGAGAAGGGTGATTGTTTCACTTTTGGCGTCGATCCAATGCAATACATGGGGCCCGACCAGTACACCAGCGGCTAATAGTCCGACGAGATCAGGAAGCCTTAACCGTCTGGTTAAAGGCGGAATTAAGACGCTGATCGCAACAAGCTGAGCAAAAATGCCCAGTGGGTGATGCATCAAGTGGGATAGCGAAGCAGCCATCGGCGAAGTCTTGGATGAAAAGTTTTGGGGCTAAAGGCTCAACGTTTCGTCACTTCGCAAGCCAGCTTGAACCCTCCAGAGGTCTGCGTAAGCGCCTGATTGGTGCAAAAGTTGTTCATGAGTGCCCTGTTCCACAATGCGACCGGCATCCATCACAATGATCTGATCGGCATGTCGCACGGTGCTTAGTCGATGCGCAATCACCAGTGTGGTCCGATTTGCCGTGATGCGCATTAGGGAACGTTGAATCGCCGCCTCTGTTTCATTGTCAACAGCGGCTGTTGCTTCATCGAGGATCAAGACGGGTACATTTTTCAAAATGGCTCTAGCTAAGGCGATTCTCTGGCGTTGACCACCCGACAAACGCTGACCACGTTCGCCTACAACCGTGTCAAAACCTTGAGGTAGACCTTGAATAAAGGGCAGGGCTTCAGCTTGTTCTGCTGCCCAAACAAGAGACGATCTGGTTGCTTTTGGTGAGCCATAGGCAATATTTTCGGCGATGCTTCCGTGGAAGAGGTAGACATCTTGACTTACGAGTGCAATGCAACGACGAAGATCTTGTAAGTGGAGTGATGCAATTGGGTGATTGTCAAGAACAATCTTTCCGCTACTGAGCGGATAGAGCCTCAGGAGTAATTTGACCAGTGAGCTTTTACCTGAACCCGTAGCACCCACAATCCCAATCGTTTGGCCTGCGCTAATTCTTAGGTTGAAATTGTTTAGAAGTGGTTCGCGATTTCTATAGGAGAAGCATACTTGTTCATAGCGTATCTCTCCTTTAATAGTACTTGGGTGGAGGCGAGTGTTTCCGCTTGCGATCTGAATCGGTGTGTCGATGAGATCGAGAACACGCTGAGTTGATGCCATCGAACGTTGGTAATCGTCCAAAGTTCGTCCCAATGTTGTGAGTGGCCAAAGCAGTCGCTGGGTGATAAAAACCAAGAAGCTGTAGGTCCCTACGGCGATGAGTCCTTGCCAGGCTTGGATGCCTCCGACTAGAAGAATCGCTAAAAAGGCAAATAAGATCGCAAAGCGAATGAGTGGGATGAAGGCGGCAGAGATGCGAATTGCCTGACGATTGCACTGTCGGTATGCATCACTCGCAGTACGAAGTTGCTCGAGTTCCCATGCTTCAGTTGCGAAGCTTTTGATAGTGAGCATCCCACCGAGATTGTTAGACAGTCGGGAAGCTAAATCTCCAGCCCTTTGACGGACGTCGCGATATCGCGGAGCGAGGCGACGTTGAAAATGTAGCGATCCCACAAGGATGATTGGGATCGGTAGAAAGGCGAAGAGTGCCACTCCAGGTGCCATGAGTGTCATGGCGCCACCTACCAGCAGAACGGTGGTCACTAATTGCAGGATTTCGTTGGCACCACGTTCAAGAAAGCGTTCAAGCTGATGGATGTCATCACCAAGAACGGTGAGTAAGCGCCCAGTGCTGTCTCGCTCGAAGAAATCCATCTCAAGTTTTTGGAGATGGTCGTAGGCCTCTAATCTCAAACTGTGTTGAGTGGTTTGTGCAAGATTGCGCCATAAAACGCCGTAGAGATATTCAAAGAGGGATTCCGCTGTCCAGACCACGAAGGACAACACTGCAAGCACGATGAGTTGGCTAGGCACCGTTGTGGCACCCAAGGCAGCCAGCCACGACGAATCCTGCTGAACAACAACATCAACGGCTAAGCCAATCAGAACCGGAGGCAGTAGATCAAAGACTTTATTGATAATCGAGCAACTCACTGCCATCCATACCCGTGTTCTGTACGGTTTGAGATGGCTCAAAAGCCTTGGGAGGGCAGGCTTAATCTGTCTAGGGAGGATTTGTTCGGCCATTATGAATGGCAAGACTTTTATTCAAGCGTTGTGTTGCCCAGCTGCTTCAAAACTTCTGAAACGGTGTAGACCGGAAACAGAGATCGAGGAGGCTGAATGAATCGCTCAAGAGCTTTCAATCGTTTTCATCGCTTCTTGGCGCGGAAGCATCGTGATGAAATACGGAATACAACGCCCGTTGTTCCTTTTGAGGACGGAAGATCCGGGGACCGCATTCATCAATTGATTGATCGCCGTTTCGCCTTGGATGAAAGGCTTGAAATTGAGGAGACGGCTCGATGAGCTGTCTCCTCTGCTGGGATCACCAGCGGTTGCCGCCGCCGTAACCGCCACCGCCGCCGTTGCCGCCGCCGCCGCCGCCGTAACCGCCGCCGCCGCCGTTGCCGCCGCCGCCGCCGTAACCACCGCGGCCACCGCCACCGCCACCGCCGCCAGTGCGCTCACGTGGGGTTGCTTTGTTGACACGGATCATGCGGCCCATCCACTCCACGTTCTGGAGATCGTCGATGGCCTTTTGCTCATCTTCGTCTGTGGCCATTTCTACGAAGCCAAAGCCGCGCTTGCGACCTGTTTCGCGATCGAGAGGAAGACTTGCGCTCTTCACCTCTCCGTATTGACCGAATAGATCGAGAAGATCTTCTTGTTCTGCCTGGAAAGACAGATTGCCGATGTAGATGGTCATTTCCTGAGGGGACCGTTGGACATTTGATCAGAGAAGTTTTGGTCCGAAAAGGAAAGTCCTTGATGCTGAAGCTGGAGAGCTGAAGCTTGGGGGAGCGAGCCGATCAGAGCCGAACATGAAGCTGATGCCTCACTACGCTACAGGCTTGCCCGGAGACGCATCTCAACTTTTTAAGAGAAAATCTAAAAGTTTCATTTTTTTCGATGTTCTGTTGCATGGTCAGGAGATCCTCACCATCTTTTTCCCTATTCAAGAGCTTGTTAGTCCAAGCAGTGACAACGGTCGTTTACGGAGTGTTTTGAGGGGAGGTTTTACTGAGTTTTTAGGAAAGGTCCGTACTTTTCAACAGCTAATTCTTTACAGATAGTTTGAGCCTGCAGAATATAAGTAATGCCCTTCAGCTCTTTCGCAAAGCATGAACAGGTGAAATCACCCATGCCTTCTGGGGGGATTTGTCTGGCTTGAGACATGGCAGCATTGAAGCCAGCCATGCAAAGCTTTTTGATCTCTTCTGAATCATCTGCGGCTTGCGCTTGTGATCCAGTGGTTGTGATCAGCATGGGTGATATGCAGAGGCTGATCGAAATGCGGAAAAGCAGATTCAAGAGTTAGGAGTCCTGGCGGATTTGAAGCTCTCGATTCATCACTTTGAGACGACGAAGAGAATTAAAAACGTTCTCTGGCATTCCTTTGGGAAGGTCTACAAGGCTGTGCGTTTCAAAGATCTGAATGCGACCAATCATGCGTCCTTCCAATCCTGATTCGTTGGCAATCGCTCCAACGAGGTTGCCGGGTTTGACGCGATCGCGATGACCGACTTCAACCCTGAACCGTTCCATGTCATCTTCTGGAGGGCGTGATGCACGCTCTGGTCGTCTGCCGCGATCATTACCTCGATCTCCGCGTCGATCATCTCTGCGGTCGTTGCGCAAAGGAGCTTTCAGCCAGCTTTCATCGCCTTGTACCAGGAGAGGGCCTTCACCTACGGCCAACCTCATTGCGGCCAAAGTGAGTTGACCTGGCTCTACCTCAAGCTCTTGGGCCACTCTTTGGATGAGCTCTTGAAGCAGTGCAGTCTCTTCCTCTGGTTTGTCTTCGCTGGTGGCTTCAGTGCTGAGGCGGGTGCGAAGACGATCAAGTCGACTTTGGTTGATTTCGGCATTGCTAGGGATGTCCATCGGCTCAATGGCCTGTCCCACGGCGCGTTCGAGATTACCGACGAACCTGCGTTCCCTGGGTGTGATGAACAGGATGGCGTCGCCACTGCGTCCAGCCCTGCCTGTACGACCGATGCGATGGACGTAAGCCTCACTATCAAACGGCATGTCGTAGTTGATGACGAGACCGATGCGGTCAACATCGAGACCACGAGCTGCTACATCGGTGGCCACCAGAATGTTGACGGTTCCTTTCCGAAGCCTTTCTACGGTGCGCTCCCGTTGGTTTTGGGGCACATCTCCGTTGAGAACAGCCACGTCGTGACCTGCGGCTTCTAGGGATTCCGCAACCGTGAGTGTGATTGCCTTGGTTCGGGCAAAAATAATCACCCCTTCGCCCGTCACAGCTTCAAGCACTCGGTTGAGTGCCTCGAGCTTGTGAGAGTTCTGCATGGTGATGCAGCGATGGCGGATCCGACGCGCTTCCTTGTCCTTCGTTTTGATCGTGATCTCTGCAGGTTCACGCAGGTAGCGCTTGGAGAGCCTGCGTATTTCGTTCGGCATCGTCGCTGAAAACAGCACGACCTGACGTTCTTGAGGTAGTTGCTCGAGGATCCATTCGACATCGTCGATGAAGCCCATGCGAAGCATCTCATCGGCCTCGTCAAGGACGAGGCTGCGCAATCCGCTTGTATTGAGGGTTCCTTGGCGCATGTGATCCATGACGCGACCAGGAGTCCCCACGACAACGTCAACACCACGTCTCAAAGCATTGATTTGGGAGCGGAAATCAGACCCTCCATAGATCGCCAGCACATTGAGGTGGGGATGACCCGCGGAATAGGCCTTGAACGCTTCCGCCACTTGCATCGCGAGTTCACGGGTCGGCGCCAACACC
The Synechococcus sp. CC9311 DNA segment above includes these coding regions:
- a CDS encoding cation:proton antiporter → MAASLSHLMHHPLGIFAQLVAISVLIPPLTRRLRLPDLVGLLAAGVLVGPHVLHWIDAKSETITLLSDIGAIYLLFTVGLEIDLEEFNRVKRRSVTFGALIFVLGVGTGFGIGQIFGFPLVPSLLLGALMATHTPLGYPIVRSYGAQRDESVIVSVGSTIFTDIAALLLLAVALGLGKGNLTPISFTSLLISIGVFACVVVWGIRMVGQHLWMRNVIDENRVFLAVLLTLFVASLGAELAGVEKIVGAFLAGLAVNSVLPEGKVKEQVIFVGGALFIPIFFIHLGLLLDLGSLADSIGNIEFTALMLTGALGCKALAAVIAGRWFRYSPNQMLLMWSLAMPKVAATLATAFIGFQAGLLNNTVLNSVLAVMVVTATLGPTLTTRSVVALMEPNERSTYGTTNLDGNQEVPGEVVRRPLKVLVPVANPDTELSLLKLAARLSQGEGEHNGQLLPLALVSPSLEEARGGLNRALSAARARLRQAGTNGESLTATTRCLLRVDDDIAAGMSRSALEEGADLLLIGAGRPDPLRKWLLGDLVDGVCRTAHCPVVVANLGQRELKDLNQILVPIKDLSASAREQFELALRLLSTAPDPTSTTISLLHIHDPRFNRHERSWMEHQLMSWCPRNIDSHQIQIKLIQGPGIDSKIHWFSKNQDLVILRSQRRRVAGLPIPASDRTSNLVHQLSCPALMISDPLH
- a CDS encoding ABC transporter ATP-binding protein translates to MAEQILPRQIKPALPRLLSHLKPYRTRVWMAVSCSIINKVFDLLPPVLIGLAVDVVVQQDSSWLAALGATTVPSQLIVLAVLSFVVWTAESLFEYLYGVLWRNLAQTTQHSLRLEAYDHLQKLEMDFFERDSTGRLLTVLGDDIHQLERFLERGANEILQLVTTVLLVGGAMTLMAPGVALFAFLPIPIILVGSLHFQRRLAPRYRDVRQRAGDLASRLSNNLGGMLTIKSFATEAWELEQLRTASDAYRQCNRQAIRISAAFIPLIRFAILFAFLAILLVGGIQAWQGLIAVGTYSFLVFITQRLLWPLTTLGRTLDDYQRSMASTQRVLDLIDTPIQIASGNTRLHPSTIKGEIRYEQVCFSYRNREPLLNNFNLRISAGQTIGIVGATGSGKSSLVKLLLRLYPLSSGKIVLDNHPIASLHLQDLRRCIALVSQDVYLFHGSIAENIAYGSPKATRSSLVWAAEQAEALPFIQGLPQGFDTVVGERGQRLSGGQRQRIALARAILKNVPVLILDEATAAVDNETEAAIQRSLMRITANRTTLVIAHRLSTVRHADQIIVMDAGRIVEQGTHEQLLHQSGAYADLWRVQAGLRSDETLSL
- a CDS encoding RNA-binding protein produces the protein MTIYIGNLSFQAEQEDLLDLFGQYGEVKSASLPLDRETGRKRGFGFVEMATDEDEQKAIDDLQNVEWMGRMIRVNKATPRERTGGGGGGGGRGGYGGGGGNGGGGGYGGGGGGNGGGGGYGGGNRW
- a CDS encoding DEAD/DEAH box helicase, with translation MTNTPAQDSGSCSVDLSMSEISETTASETTDEMFTTVIETVEEPKVPSGFSEFGFSEALLKTLADKGYKEPSPIQKAAIPELMLGRDLVGQAQTGTGKTAAFALPLLERLQGDSPLPSVLVLAPTRELAMQVAEAFKAYSAGHPHLNVLAIYGGSDFRSQINALRRGVDVVVGTPGRVMDHMRQGTLNTSGLRSLVLDEADEMLRMGFIDDVEWILEQLPQERQVVLFSATMPNEIRRLSKRYLREPAEITIKTKDKEARRIRHRCITMQNSHKLEALNRVLEAVTGEGVIIFARTKAITLTVAESLEAAGHDVAVLNGDVPQNQRERTVERLRKGTVNILVATDVAARGLDVDRIGLVINYDMPFDSEAYVHRIGRTGRAGRSGDAILFITPRERRFVGNLERAVGQAIEPMDIPSNAEINQSRLDRLRTRLSTEATSEDKPEEETALLQELIQRVAQELEVEPGQLTLAAMRLAVGEGPLLVQGDESWLKAPLRNDRRDDRRGDRGNDRGRRPERASRPPEDDMERFRVEVGHRDRVKPGNLVGAIANESGLEGRMIGRIQIFETHSLVDLPKGMPENVFNSLRRLKVMNRELQIRQDS